The segment tgcacccaagctccctccctccattggtaagtataactcttagttaaccggaatttttgactaaccagcacccccattcccccaacatgccagataacaaagcttttactgtatttggtTATGAATTTCATTGACTACCAATCTGAGCTGTATTTGAACTGATGCTCTAAAAAAAGGAGAGGCTTAATACCACATGACAAGTTCCCTAAGACATCCACTATACCATATGTGTTATTTCTTATTCTGAACAATTATTAATGTGCACTTTGATCTGGAGTGAGAGATGGACTTTCCTTATAGTCTGAACAATTTATTTTAATGCCTTGTGCATATCATTACATAGCTCCAAGGTAAGACAAATTGAAATGCTTATTATAAAAGCTTGCAGTTAGAACTCCCTGAAACAATGAGATGAATGTAGGAAGTTTAGCAAAAAACCCACATTTAATCACCCAGGGGATGGGTGCAGCTCCATTTCCTTCAAAGTATTTCCTATTTTAAATCTTAATACTGCTTGCAGCCAAGAACTGACTTTATTACAGATCAAAAATTAAAAATCGTATATctggtgtttttttaaacagacttttaaaaaaggattaCCAACTCTTATAGAATAGCCACATTGTATAGAAGTTATGTGATGGTTACACAATAGAACTCACATGATATGATGGCTCATTCTCAAACTTCAAACAAAGGCAAGATACTTCACGCTGTTACTTCAGAGGACGAAGAAGTAAGTTTTTCCTTTAGAAGCAGTGTGGGCTAATGGATAAGCTCTGACCTAGACTGTAACTGAGGTGatttgggttctatttctggctctgccaccaaccTGCCACATAATGTTGGTCAGGTCACATTGTCTCTGGGTTTCTCTTATCAGCCTTTGTTTGTACTGTACGTTCTTTGGGTCAGGCAATTCCTTTTACAATGTGTTTTTGCAATGTCTATGCACTACAATAAAACAAATACTACACAATTATAGTGAGATTGACCAATCCATAATGGATATTATAAATGTTGTGGCTTGATTGGGCTGCTCTTACTTCAGCTAACTCAATACACAGCATAAATAATTTCATATTTATATATTTCAGCACTTACAAGTAATATAATGTTCAGATAAGCTAATGGCTTTCCAGCTGTCTCGTGACATATGCGTAGCATGTTAACACATCTGAATATAGTCTTATACTATGAAAATGTAATTAGTTCCATTAGACAAATCCTtggtttcactgaaatcaatatgagttttttccattgacttccataggacTAGGCTTTGACCCATAATAAATATATGTCCATAAAAGTACAAATCTAGTCTAAATCCATATTAAGGATTCATTTTAAAGGTAAGTGAACcattttaggggaaaaaacaacaacactggaCCATCCTGAACTTTTACACAAATAATGCATTGCATCAAATCTGGAAACTTTTTTACATTTGAAGAATGGATAGAAGCATACACCCTGCTCTTTCTTTCTGGCCCCTAAGGGTATGTCcgtactgcagctgggagcaaaccTCCCAGCCAGGAGAGtaacttgggctggagcttggattctcaagaccacctgactccctAGGCTTGCGAgaccaagctccagcccaagtccacaCAGCTACTTTTAGCATGTTAATTTGAGCCCCACTAGCAAAAGTCTGTCTGCACAGGCTcagaggcttgctcccagctgcagtgtagatatactgtAGATCCACCTATCCTTGCTGAAATTAGAGCTGGGCAGGCAATGGCTTTCCTAAGCTTTCAAAATATTTCTTATTGTACATCAGATGAAACTGAGACCTTCCAAAGTTCTTTAATGAAAAAGCAGAAACTGATACACAGCCCAGAATAGCCAATTGccaagtggttagggcattcacctggaaGGAGGTGGGAGATGGATCTGAATCAGATAGGTGAGGGCTTTGGGATGGGTCTCTGTTTCAGTTGTTctgctttgtataaataattgaaGAGCAGAGAACTGAGTCCACCTTTCCCACACACAGCTGAGTGCATATTCCACTGATCTATGTGGCCACTTTCTCTCATACatgcttgctttctctctctggccTAATAAATAGCATGTCCTAACCATCAGGCTATTGATTATTCTGGTATATCTTTGATTTTTTATCATAAATTCCAACATGGACAGGAGACTCTTTTCCTGATGAAAGTTTCAATTAAACAGATCCTTTCATGGGACAAATTTTTGTTTCCATGAATCGGCATTTTCCAGCAAACAACTGTTTTGTCAATAATTTCCCTACCAGCTGTAGCTGAAATCTGTCACAGGCTTCAGCAGGTCTGGAAATCTCACTCTTCCagactgtcaagtatcagggggtagccgtgttagtctgtatctacaaaaacaacaaggagtctggtggcaccttaaagactaacagatttatttgggcataagctttcgtgagtaaaaacctcacttcttcactgcatccgaagaagtgaggtttttactcttCCAGACTGACTGTTAATCTTCAGATTTAGTGAATTCCAGGGCTTTTTCAGATTTGGGTTGAGGAGTAAAGCATTGTAAGacatttctaaggcctggtctacactaggcgtttatgtcgaagttagcgccgttacatcgaattaaccctgcacccgtccacaccgcgaagctatttagttcgacataaggtctctttaattcgacttctgtactcctccccgacgaggggagtagcgctaaattcgacatggccatgtcgaattaggctaggtgtggatggaaatcgacgctaatagctccaggagctatcccacagtgcaccactctgttgacgctctggacagcagtacgagctcggatgctctgaccagccacacaggaaaagccccgggaaaatttgaatttgaattccttttcctgtctgggcagtttgaatctcatttcctgtctggacatcgtggcgagctcagcagcactggtaacgatgcagagctctccagcagtgatggccgtgcaatctcagaatagaaagagggccccagcatggactgatcgggaagtcttggatctgatcgctgtgtggggcgatgagtccgtgctttccgagctgcgctccaagaaacggaatgcaaagatctacgagaagatctctaaagacatgtcagagagaggatacagccgggatgcaacgcagtgccgcgtgaaaatcaaggagctgagacaaggctaccagaagaccaaagaggcaaacgaaCGCTCCGGATCctatccccagacatcccgtttctacgaggcactgcattccatcctaggtgcggccgccaccactaccccaccactgaccgtggactctgaagatgggatattgtccacggccggttcctcggacatgttagcggacggggaagatgaggaaggagatgaggaggacgaggcagtcgacagcgcttataatgctgatttccccgacagccaggatctcttcatcacccttacagagatcccctaccaaccgtccccagccgttaacccagacacagaatctggggaaggatcagccagtaagtgttttaaacatctaaacatttatttttaacagaacaggaatattaagaataacaaaaatgggtttctcatgattagtttgccctaggcgcttaacgtttcagtcctgggcagtgcaactattgaaaaaaaatctaacaatgtccggttttgcatgattgtcctgcccaagccgctctactgtttagtcactgctagtgcagctagagtaaaatgcggtctatatgtccggggatagagcagaaatcctcctgggacatctcgatgaagctctcctggaggtaattggaaagccgttgcatcaggttcctggggagagcggccttattgggtcctctgtagtatgacacgttgccgcgccatgagacaatcaagtactcgggaatcattgctctgcacagcagggcggcatacggccctggtctttggaggctttcccgaagcattctttctttctcactgtctgagatcctcatgagggtgatgtcgctcatggtgacctgctttgaattaggtaggggaatgttagtgttgggactgcttgcccgttcctttacagagctgtaaccgctggtttgcagccacgcggtggaggcgggagaggggcagcctacagggatcgttcccggggacagccgcgagggggtgggacaggggcggagttcctgcttgccggattgctggcagcagggactgacattgctttcaatgtgaaattaGGCcattgctaatattaaagttttaagctgccacaagtctacggcttaccatgtctgcctgctacagaaattctggtgtcctgccccgcttctcaaatgtgctgtgcaagaccccaggcactgaatgcaaaggccgagaattcgaccttgtgctgagtgcgcatgtgataggtgctgtgcatggtctttttcacagagaaagactatgttctttgttcacaacta is part of the Chrysemys picta bellii isolate R12L10 chromosome 2, ASM1138683v2, whole genome shotgun sequence genome and harbors:
- the LOC135981120 gene encoding myb/SANT-like DNA-binding domain-containing protein 1, coding for MQSSPAVMAVQSQNRKRAPAWTDREVLDLIAVWGDESVLSELRSKKRNAKIYEKISKDMSERGYSRDATQCRVKIKELRQGYQKTKEANERSGSYPQTSRFYEALHSILGAAATTTPPLTVDSEDGILSTAGSSDMLADGEDEEGDEEDEAVDSAYNADFPDSQDLFITLTEIPYQPSPAVNPDTESGEGSATTSATVSQPSLASHSQRLAQIRRRKKRTREDMFSELMACSRAQAAQQTQWRENLSQMHQANMDREERWRQEDQQATQTLLGLLREQTDTLWRLVDVLQERRQEDRAPLHSISNRPPPPPSPIPTSPKVQRRRGGRVRANSHSTPAESSSSRRLSFPKI